The Streptomyces sp. TLI_146 DNA window CCCGTACACCTCCAGGGCGACCAGCCCGTGCATCCGGCCCCAGATCCGCAGCGCCAGCGCCAGCGCCGCGGGCGAGAGCTCCGGTTCCTGCTCGTGCAGCGCGTCGGTCAGGTCCGGCTGGAAGTCCTCCCAGGCGTGCTCCTCACCGGAGTGGGCGGCGGCCGCGTACGGCCAGGCCGCGGCGACCAGCTGGCTCAGCAGCATGCACACCCGCAGCTCCGCCTCGGAGGCCGGGCTGCCCTCCGGCATCCGGTACCCGGGCACCGGGTCCCCGTACACCAGCTGGAACTCCTCGGGATGGCCGATCGCCCACTGCCGGTAGGCGTGGCCGTGCGCGAGGATCCGCTGCGCGGTGTCCTGCTCGGGCACCTGCTCGTGCGCGGCCTCCAGGGCGTCGGCGAGCGAGGTGTACACGTCGGTGATCAGCGCGTTGATGAGCGCGTCACGCGTGTCGTAGTAGCTGTAGATGGCACCCGCGGTCATGCCCATGTCCCGGGCGATGGCGCGCAGAGACAACGCCGCGGCGCCGGTGGCGGCCATGTGCTTGAGCGCGGTGGCCTTGATCTCCGCAGCCGTCTCGGCCCGAAGCCTTTCGCGGCGGCTCAGTGTCGGTTGTCCCATGAAATGCACCTTACCGTGCGCCATACCACTCCCATACGGCCAGTTCCGGGCGGGCGTACAGCGGAAAACGGGCATTGCGCCGGGTCGGGTGACCCGGCGCAATGCCCATGCGAGGACGGCCTCGCGGATGTGTTCACCGGCCTCCGGGGCCGGGCCCTCAGCGCCGGACCGGCTCGGCGGCCCGCTCGGCACCGGCCCGCGTCCCGGCGGCGCCGGACTGCGGGCGCCGCGGCCGGGCGAACGCCCGCATCACGGGCATCTCCACCAGCCGGAACGTCGCCCACGACAGCACCACGACCACGGCCAGGGCCAGCGCGATGAAGCCGACCGTGCCGGACGTGGACAGCGGCTGGTGCTTCTGGAAGAGGTGGCCGAGCCACATGAGCACCAGGAAGTGCCAGAGGTAGAAGGCGAAGGAGATCTCGCCCAGCCACACCATCGCCTTGCTGCGGAACGGCGACCACTGACCGCCCAGGTCCGCCCGCGTCGCCGACGCGATCAGCAGACCGAACGGCAGCCCCGTGCAGGCGGCCAGGCTGTACTCGTACGGCACCTGGGTGGACAGCCAGTACCCGCCGACCGCCAGCAGCATGGCCGCGGGCAGCGGCAGCCGGAAGAGCCGTCCCTCGCGCACCATCCGGGCCAGCAGGATGCCGAGGAGGAAGTCGAGGGTGCGCACCGGCGGGAAGCCGTTGATGAACCACAGCTCGGTGGCGCTCACCGGCATGCCCGGGCTCGGCGCCTCGTCGGGCAGCACGACGTCGGCCAGCGAGGGGATCAGGGTGATCGCCACGACGGTCCCGGCCACGGCCGCCCACAGCCGCTGCGCCGGTATCCGGTTCACCAGCCGGATCAGGAACGGGAAGCAGGCGTAGAAGAACGCCTCCGCGCACAGCGACCAGGAGACCGGGTTGACACCCCACCAGGTGGTGAAGCGCCAGTCCCAGTCGTGGACCAGGAAAACGTTGGCGATGGTGACTCCGGTGCCCGGGGAGGTCCCCAGCCACACCAGCAGGAAGATGCCGGCCGTCACCGTCAGCAGGTGATTGGGGAACACCTTGAAGAAACGCCGCCGCCAGAAGCCGGTCAGGGTGTCGCCCGGCCGCGCCGCCCAGGTCAGCACGAAACCGCTGAGCACGAAGAAGAAGGTGACACCGGCCCAGCCACCCTGGTCGAAGAGGCGGTGGTACGTCTTGGCGATGTCGGGGTCGGCGAACGGGGCCAGGGCGCCGATGTGGAACGCGGCCACCAGGACCGCGGCAATGATCCTCATCCCCGTGAGTGACGGCAGGGAACTCCCCCGTGGGGTGCTCATCTCGGTGTTTCCTCCTAGCTGGAGCGGCGCTGCCGGTCTCGCCCATGGCGACGCCCGGCGACCCGGCGGCGCCGGGCGACGAAAAGGCCCTCGGGGGTACGAAAAGGCCCTGGGGGTACGAAAAGGCCCTCGGGGCGACGAAAGGCCCTCGGGGGGCCAAAAATCCCTCGGGGGGCACGAAAAGCCCCGGGCGCCGACACCGGGCCGGGCGGCGCAGGGCCCGGTGCCGGCGGATGCTTCCTGACCGGCCGGGCCGCGGCGGGGGAGACGCGGGCCGGCCAGTCCGGGAGCACCCGCCGACACCGGGCCCTGACGCGGTGGCCAGGTGTGACGACCGGGGTGGGGG harbors:
- a CDS encoding TetR/AcrR family transcriptional regulator — encoded protein: MGQPTLSRRERLRAETAAEIKATALKHMAATGAAALSLRAIARDMGMTAGAIYSYYDTRDALINALITDVYTSLADALEAAHEQVPEQDTAQRILAHGHAYRQWAIGHPEEFQLVYGDPVPGYRMPEGSPASEAELRVCMLLSQLVAAAWPYAAAAHSGEEHAWEDFQPDLTDALHEQEPELSPAALALALRIWGRMHGLVALEVYGHLRSQIVDPAKLYHQELLDLTASLGLPVPVASGV
- a CDS encoding acyltransferase; translated protein: MRIIAAVLVAAFHIGALAPFADPDIAKTYHRLFDQGGWAGVTFFFVLSGFVLTWAARPGDTLTGFWRRRFFKVFPNHLLTVTAGIFLLVWLGTSPGTGVTIANVFLVHDWDWRFTTWWGVNPVSWSLCAEAFFYACFPFLIRLVNRIPAQRLWAAVAGTVVAITLIPSLADVVLPDEAPSPGMPVSATELWFINGFPPVRTLDFLLGILLARMVREGRLFRLPLPAAMLLAVGGYWLSTQVPYEYSLAACTGLPFGLLIASATRADLGGQWSPFRSKAMVWLGEISFAFYLWHFLVLMWLGHLFQKHQPLSTSGTVGFIALALAVVVVLSWATFRLVEMPVMRAFARPRRPQSGAAGTRAGAERAAEPVRR